In the genome of Carya illinoinensis cultivar Pawnee chromosome 13, C.illinoinensisPawnee_v1, whole genome shotgun sequence, the window GAAAATCTTATCAAACAAGTTAACCAAGCATGACTATGTTTGGAAGACAGTACGTTTGAGCTGGTTTCAACAGCATGTTGTTCAGGGTAATCATGTTTCGATgcttaattctaaaatctaggcATATTGATGTTAATTGCTGTCTAAATTTAATTTGATTAGAGCAGGCATATACATTATGCAAGTAATGTTTATGTTCGCCTAATAAGAATGTTTAACAAGAAGGCACATCAAATAGAGaggaataagaaaaaaaatttagcaaCGCTTTAATAAATGCTTTTGGAGAAGTGAAGCCGACCATCCTTtgacattatatataaatgagcAATGAAGATATATATTTCTGATTCCCCAAAATACCAGATATAGAACTTCATTTCTCATTCATCCATgcgagaaattttttttagtgcCAAGAAACGCATCTCAGATTGTATATCAGCAAGCCAACGAATGCAAGATTCCCGCCAAGTAGTAAAGTCACATTTAGGATTGACTGAACTACTACTTTCTATGTTGAAGTAACATTTTGTCGGGATATTTTAGATGGGAAAAAAAACAAGGGAAACAAGAAGTTGGTAAGAAGTTTCAAACTCTTCAATACTCAAAGAAGAATAAACAGACTGCATCATGATGATATGCATGTTATACCTTGATAGGGTCTGAAAGTACTGCATATGCCTCTCCAATCATTTTAAAGAGTTTGTCTGCATCCCTGTGAACTTCTTCTGCTATCTCTTTCCACAGCTTGTCATCCCCATTGTCACTTCTTGCCAGGGATTGACCAGCCTACAcgaaaaataatttgttttacACGTTAAATAACAGTAAGAATGTAAAAATCAGCACCTTCTTTTGTTAAACGAGTGCATTCTGAAACCTTATCAGGATGATGTCTAAGTGCAGCTTTCCTATATGCCTTCTTAATTTCAGATGCCGAAACAGAGGGCTCGATCCCCCTGCAGTCAAAACTTGAATTAGAACATGATCTCAAAGCTTGAGATTAATGACCCTACTCGGAAGTGATTGTGTTGTGTTAACAGCAAGAAATCTTTCCGTGGAAAACAAAATACTTCTAAaggaaaaacataaaacatGCATAAAGATTTTTGAAGACATCCATCATGCCACACTTAGAATCAAAAACCcatatgcatatatgcatgtgGATATTAAGTTAAATGAATTGGTCTGTATCCACCAACTCTCTAGGTTTAGGGACTTAACAGGGACATAATCCATACCCATCCACATATAATCCTCAGTACATCATTGTTTATGAATGGCACAATGAATAATCAGCATAATAATGCACGACAGTCAAGAACATATAGTGGATCTAGATGAAATAAAGATAGAACATAAGCATTACTAGGAAACATATCAGGGAATGCTCATTCCTAATTTCCTACTAGGAAGTACTCCGCATCCCATCTAATAGGACAATCTGTTTGCAAAACACCCATTGGTGCTTTAACCTTATTGTAAACGACAGGCATTTCAAGGTGAGGATGTGCTTTAAATTTCTTGTAAGAGACAGGTATTTTGAGGTGAGGATAAAACAAAGATAGAAACCTAAACTTATGACTGTAAAAATGGGGCACAATTGAGACAAACAAAAGTGACAAGGGACCCATGCTATGggacagaaaataaatttaacccAATACACATACTTGAAAAGACCTCAAACACAATTTCCACATGCATCTCAAAGAAAGGAAAAGTGACAACCCACAGACCATCAGATATTTACTAGATCAATTTAATGTGCGCCAAAACCTAGGAGGACATGATTATTATGTACATTTGCAACAGTAGACATATCTACGTAGCTATGTTGACTATCTATTTGCAGAAAGAGTAAACAAGGAACAAAAACTGAAGCTATGCACGAGTTTCTTAACAAAGTTATGTTGCACGTTTAGCTTACTCATGTGTTTGATATACCAAATATTTGTTATGGGAAGTGTGTGACATATCATAGATcaaataaacaaagataaaaGCAATTAGCTTAATAAATAAGAATACACAAGCCATTCGTGCATCTAAATGGCCTATTATTTATATCATGGCTTTCATTGAGTgccaaattatttttatttttattttttaaataaggtAATTCACCATCAAGGCTAATGTTGTACAGACTACCACACTGAAATAGACCATGACGGGATAATTATGATCGTCAGATCCACAAAGAAGTGCAACTGAAAAAACAACAGTTGGAATCACACCTAGAAAGAGAAACTTACAGAATATGGTACATATCCAAGGGGATTTCTTTTCtggcttcttcttctacttcagAAAGCCGCAGGCGAGCTTGTCTCAAATCGTTTGCACCACTAATAGATCGATCAGAAGCTCTAGATTGATTAGTTTTCTGCTCTACTTGCTTATTTAGAAGGGATACAAGTCTCTGAAGATCCTTAGCTGCTTGTCCATAATCTCTGATCATCTCATATAGAGTTGCCCGTCTTGAGAGTGCCTGTCAAAGTATTAATACAAAAGCAATGAGGTAGCTGAATCACATCATCTCTATTGAAGATTTTGATATGAAATTAAACAGATAAAGTGCTAATGATCAAAcaaatatatgaatataaaataagcaattTAAAAGAGTATAAACACTCACCACCCAGACACACAGGCACGAATACAAGCAAAGGCCAATCcaagaaaataatattcataaaaacAATAGAAAAAGCCCTCAACTTCACAAGTCTTCCTAAAGTGCATGACTCGGTCAACTGCCCAAGTTATAACATCACGGCAAAACTTCCTTAGAAGGCTCAATTACACAAGCTACAGTTGAGAAgcaaaatgataaaattgaacAGAAATTACTTTCACAAAAAGGTGATAGATCACATCACTTGTTTCACTGCTCCATCTCAAAAATGACAATAACAAAGAAATTGGGAAGACAAAGGGGCCGGGAATGGCCAAGGATCCCATTACCCGTCCTGGGACCCACTGACTTAAACTATACTGATTCCAACTATGAGAATAAGCATCCCAATCCCCACCCACAAGGAAATGAATTCCTCTCCATTCAGAAATCATAGGAGgggttatttttgtataattgaaAGAATACACAAATAGCATTGGAGGGTGCCGCCTTAGCAGTAAAGGTCACCCCCATAAGAATTGGTGGATAGGAGTTTGAGTTAGGTTTATGTGGGACAACGATACCAAGGGAATGGAACTTATACttggtatgttttttttttttttttgtgttttggggggggggggggggggggggggggtttcgaTATATGACTGAACGTATCAAGTGTGTGCCCACAAGATATACAGGAGATGCAGGGCAAGGGGTCGGACATGGTGGAGAGAGACCTACCCCATAGAAGATGAATCCCCCTTCCGATTAGGGATAGACCGTTCTTCTCTAAAAtgtcttaaaaattaaaacaattcaaaatagCAACAAGTTAAAACAGGTTCTTACAAGCATCAATAAAAGAAGGGACTGCTCAACTTTTAAGGCAACTGAGAAGATGTCAACCAAAATCATTTCATACAGCAAGAAAGTCAATATGGACAAGAAACAGAATTTTAATCAAAATGCTCAAAAAATGGACTCTTGAACTTTTTTCCATACATCTCAAACTATCGGGCCCATTCAGCTCCAGAAGGCCCTTGTATGGCAAGCTATGTTCATaaaatattctttccacaagTTCAATGAAGACTACTCTAAGGCATGCCAATAATAGAATTCATATAACATGCGACTATAGAATGCAGACCAGTTAAGAAGACTATACtttgaaataaaaatctcaagttgATTCCACCCAACTTCTTTTtcctccaaaagaaaaaaaaaaagaaggcttTTCTCCCTATAACTGTGTacaaggaaagaagaagaaaagaaaaaaggagtgTGCTTCAACATGTCTTTTTTCCAACATTGCTTATCAGTGATGATCATAAACATGAAATAAGCACAAGCACCTTGATCCATGTGATGCCATTAACTAATtgtaaagaaattattttttggtaccaattgtaaagaaatttttatcCAGATTCAACAATTGCCTGAAATAAACTGTTTAGATTGAAGGCTTGATAAATGGGATTGGATAAATTAAAGCGTGCTAATGGGGCACAATCCATTTACgtggaaaaatacaaaaaatgcaGGCTgaagtgaaataatttaaaaattttgaaattagagCTGACATTAAGAACatcagtaaaaatataaaaaaatagggCACAGGGATCCAAAAGACGGATTTAATGAGGCATCTTATTCTGACCAGACATGAGAAAGAAACTTCAGGTTTCTTTTAGGCCTGGTTTGGTTTCACAAACCTTTGAAACCATTTCATCTAGGGGTGAAGTGGAGTGGCCGTGTGAAGTGGAGGTCTAATTATCAGAAGAAATTTACGGTAAAGGCGTATTACAAAATTTTGACCACAAAAAACCACCCTCCGTTcccttggaagaatatttggcgGTCGCGTGTACCCTCCAAAGTAGCTTTCTTCGTCTGAAACGTAGCACTTGGGAACATCTTGACCacggataatttgaggaagagagggtgtgtagtgatggattggtgctatatgtgcaaaaagaatggAGAATCTGTGGATCACCTTCTATTACATTGTGAGATTACAAGGGAGATATGGGATGAGATTTTCCAAAGGGTCAACattgcttgggttatgcctttgAGGGTAGTGGACCTGCTGGGGTGTTGGAGGAAGATACAAGGTTGCTAGCAAGTGGCAGCagtatggaagatgatcccactatgtatcatgtggtgtatcTGGTTGGAAAGAAATGCGCGCTGCTTTGAAGACAATGAACGCACTATGGAGGAGCTAAAgaactttttctttcaaacctTATTGCTTTGGCTCtctgctattgtactaaatgggaACAATGTCCATGATTTCTTATCTTTGATTCCTCGCTCGTAGAATGTTTTTAGGTACCtgatgtatacttcctgtatacaagggccatgcttgttttcttctgatcaataatatttatcttttacttatcaaataaaaaaaaagctgGTCGGTCCGGACCAGAGAAACCAACCGTTTTGGTCCGGACCGGACCGACCTTGGGACCGGTCGGTCTCGGTCCAAGGATTTTCCAACTTTCGGTTTTTAGTCCGATCCCAGGATGAATAggaaaatgtatattttttaatttttaaatatattattttatataataattatgtaattttcatctaacctatcaccattaacaatataaaattttaaataattcattgaacatataaaatattttttttaatgagttagttatataATCCACAtcaataattcacttaattttaatatagtaatttaaataaatttttttattaatttatttgaaaaaaagaagaagaaaaaaactaaaaaaaattggacCGGACTGAACGGACCGATAGCTACCAGTCCAGTCCAGTCCCTATAGatgttcggtccggtccggtcagggaaaaatgatggaccgaAAATTTCAATCCATCATCCAAACCGGACTGGACCAACCAATTTACAcccatatctcatctcatctcatatcagcatccaaacaccattcacttataaaaaaaaatccaaacatcattcaaacacaaacatttttcaatttcaaattttcaattttttcatctaatcattacaactttcccaaactttcaaacaaaacacaaaaagcaattcaactttttcaaatttcaaaataaaaataatattaaaaattatattctaaccatttttaacttgtaatttttttattcaactttttctctcatttcccaaaaccccataaaaatcttaactcaaatcatttcactactattcacaaattattttattaccattcacaaatttctcatctcatctgtgtaaccaaaagAGGCCTTAGTGTTCATATGTTCTTGAATATATATCATTGGCCCACTTCCTCACAACTTAAGCTTGTGGGATTAAAGGAATCTAACATGGTATCAAACTAATTTGTCTAGAAGCTTCTATATGGATCCTCAGTATCTCCATTTGTTTCAGTTTCTGTCATGGTTTAGTTTAGCCTTTTCACTTCTGGAAGCATGATCAGTGTGAAGTTTTTCAGGCTTTTATGTGATGGGGTTGCAAGTGCTAGTATGCGCATGATATGCTTAAGCTTTCGGCACTAGAAATTTAAAAGCTACAACCAGAGGAAACCAACCAAATGCATCTCTTCTCACTCAAACCCATCCTGATGgctgcaaattttattttattttatttccttcttacttttctcaaaaattttaTGAGGGAACCTAAAACCCCCATGGAGACTAGCATAGCAACCCACCGCCATGACCTCCCACTTAAATCGCAGTTTGATCCTGGGGGGAATTGAAACCGTGGCATGGGGAtcatgcacacaagttcgcCTTTACCACTTAGGCTACCCACGGGTGGGTTGATGGCTGCAAAAAATCCAACTCTGTGCTTTCCATCTCAGTAAGATGACTTCATCTGCCATCTGCGTGTGCTCAAATTGATTTTCACctttttaatgaagttttataaacttaaaaaaatgcgTGTTCAAATTGGATGTaaggaattaaataaaagagaCTGTTGCGTTCATTTTTAGCCCTGCGTATTGCAAACcaatagaaattaaatattcCATTGCCTAAAAATGACAGTGGACGTTCATTTGCTTACCTCAAAGCTTTAGCAATCCCATAAAACActgctttatatattttttattggtaataaCGTTGATGATTCCAAGAGAGTAGACTTGTCTATTAAAACCATGAGGAATATTACTATACTGAGTTTAACCTCCACCAGATTTCAAAACGCTCTGAAAACTTCTTCCTCACTGCTTTTTATTAAAGGGCATGAAAGATTGCATTTGTCTAAATGTATTTGTTTAGAGAAAAACCTTAAGATAGTTTCCATCGAGAGCAATCGCCAGGCTGCAATCTGCTATAGCATCCGTTATCTGGCCCAATGCTTTGTATGCAGCAGCACGATTGCAAAAACAAACAGCTGCAAAAGGGCGTGACTCCACATTGAATGACAAAGCAGCAGTATAATGTTCAACAGCTTCTGCATGCAATCCTGCCTGAAAGGCTTCATTCCCAGCAGCCTGTGTTGAGATCAACAGATGAGTCAACACAAAGATAAAACTTTTTGggttatttttccttttcttttaattttattttatttaagctttattttttgaactaccGGATAGGAAAAAGAGACCAAGTCAAGTGAAACAATAACACCTATACAATACACAACAGAGGTGATGCCCTgtatttaataaatttgaaCGTATGATCATCCTTCTGGAGTATTAGACAtttattgaatttattattagCATTTCTCAAATCATCATCAGATGTATATCTGCTAATTTTGTATGATGGACAAAGGTGAAGACCAATCACATATTTGAATTAATTGTGTCTACAAAATACattcaaatcaaaatgaaaaatgtgaGCATGCATCAAATTGGAAATAACCAGGTTGTCTTccttattatgattattattttttacaaagagTTGTCTTCCTTATTTAACACATATGTCTCACACGTTATATGGTGTTCATTTGTAGCAAAGAATCTCAAAGcccaagaagagaaaaaagcaaTACCTTATGATGCAAGAGCTTACGTACAGTACCAACTAGGGGTATTAATGATTCCAGAGACTTGCTTCCACCCCTGACAGTTCAAATTAGCATCAGGAACATTGTGTTGCAGTAACAAACCGTGTAAATGTAATTATGTAAGGGATCTTTCCTATGAGAGGAATATGAGTTACCTATTCGTGATTTCATCTTGCTCAAGTAAAGCAAGACCCTCCTCAAGCCTTCCTAAATGAAAGCAGGCTTGAAAAGTCAGGCGGCATCGCCAAAGTCTGAAGTAAAAGTTCTTCAAATTCTCAGAACCATTCAGAGTTGTTTCCTGGTCATTAGTAGCCACTGGAGGAGAGTTCTTTTCAGCAGAACCAAGGGTCTGATCACACAGCTGAATCACCTCATCATACCTCCGGAGCTGCCAATTAATAGAGAAGTTAACAGAAAACTGGAAACAGACTCTTAATGAGTTTCAATAgtctaaaaataaattactcaataTCAGAAACAGAGCTACAAACCATAAAAAGAGCCTCCGTTTTCATTTCAAGTAACTTCTCCGAGTACGGGCTTATCATCAAAGCCTCAGCAATTACTTCCAGAGCAGTCTCTGCATCATTGGCTGTGCTCCTAGTCCTTATCAAAATCTCAGCAGAGCAATTCATGCAATCTATCACTTTCTGCTGGCCATAAAACCACAAATTGGTTTGGATAACGTACAGAGAGAAATATACACAGAAattgtaggaaaaaaaaatcttaaatggACTCACTGTAAAgggaaaatataaaagaaaatgaaggaatAATATCAAGCATTTTCAGAAGTGAAAGCCACATAGCAAATAAATCACAAACTTTTGACAACATTTTGCTGCAGCTATGTAACTAAAAACGTTTTAGAGAAAACAAAGGTATATTTTAGGCATGGCCTCACAACCAGATTGATGTAGTTAAACAACTAACACATCAAAGTActtaaaaccataaaattttGAACAGATCAAGAGCAACAATTGTATGTAATGGTACAGCACAATATTACAATTTACTCACACCGTCCCACAATAGTGATATGCTTTCTTTGTCGGGTTTGTCTCAAAACAGACAAAATCCCCAAAATGAAATATCAATTCAGATAACTTttcatttgtttaaaaaaaaaaattgaacaccatttttataatttgacccACCTTTCTAGGCTCACATAGAGAACTTTAAGAAAACCTTTAGGGGATGTTTGGATGTTAGGATTTTTCATGAATAGCGTTGAAATGTATATGAATAATCgccaaaaatttttgaaaggaGGTTTCAATAAGTTTTATAGGAGTGGTGGAACGTATTAAGAATATGTTTGGCTGTAAAAGTTTTTTACATGAGTTATTACGAAGGGTgtactaaaaaatttaaatatattgtttttttcccttaaaAACCTAAAAGCCACCCCATAGTGGCTGTCACCACATGGTGGTTGCCACTATGTTGTGGCCACAAAGTAAGCATTTGTTTTTAGATGGGGCAGCCCCGATCCTCTGGCTAGAAAAATTTGGCCACCACAGCAGCTACAAGCTTTGGCCACAATAGTGGCTAGAAAACTTTTGCCATCACGGCGGCTAGATCGGACCACTCTTAGTGGCCAGAGGAGCCAGGCTGCCTGGTGGTGGCCCGAACTTGGCCACCACAGATCTGAGATCTGGGCCATCCCTGGCGGCCAGGCTGCTCACCCTGTGGTGGCAGCCATGATGGGGCTGTTGCTGCTTgctttataagaaaaaataaattagaagaaTACTCTACGAGATGGTGTTTTGAGTTTTGGCATTTGAGGAGTTTTTATACTGTAGATTTAATATGTTTGGGAATGAAAACATCTTTGAAACATCCCCTAGTCACTAAAACAAGCACCActaaaaactttcatatattgGCAAGAAAGAAGTATATTTAAGTGATACATCAAGAAGAATTTAATGAATTCACACTCTCAAATTGTTCAGCTGCAAGAAACAATCTGCTGCAGTCTAAAAACAGTGTCTGGCCTTCCATTTCACCaatataaaaaggaaagaaagacaGAGTTCCCACAAAATATTCAGTTCTGCTGCCTAAGTTTCTGATTTTGTGTGTTCACTTCATTACTATACGGGAAACACCCATGCGTACAAAGAGAGTTGACCAAAATGCTTACTTCTGATTGTAGCAACTATGATGAGTGAGAAATGCTGTTTCAAATTGCCTTAACAAATACAATAACacggttttttaaaaaaaaaaatcaacttgtTTGGAAAACTGAATAAGATCTAACAATGCTGGAGAAATGAGGAAGTTGGATCAGCCAGTCAAACACTCCAAGGAAGAAATGCTAGCTCATTGATAAGATATTCATGAAAATAAGGGTATAAATCACCAATtctttcacacacacacacacacacacacacatacatacacatatatttattctattaattatcaGTTTATATATACAGCTAATCCTGAAACGGTAAACTAGAACACACCAGTACCGAAATATTCCATTCCAGTGCTTAAATCGGAATGATCACCGGAACAGGATTTAAAACATTGATAAAAAGACTTCATATTaatagataaagaaaaaaatgttgatAAATACAATAACTACATCTTTTAGATTCCAAAATGTAAGTTACAGTACCTGTGCCTTTTGTAAGCCATCGGATGCTTCTACTGCAATTTTCCGGTCCACACAGATGTCACTTCCTGATTGAAGGCACctcttaaaatattttgatgcaTCTTCAACTTCTCCAAGGGAAAGATAACaactttaaaaattgaaaaaaaaaaacatagattAGGGGATataatcttatatcactatttTAAGAAGCTCAGGCTACGGGTACCCAGATATCTATTTATATTGCCCTAAAAACTAGTTGAAtaaaaatgtaaatagaaatcaAAAGGAGTGGTAACTTCCACACCATAAACATCTTTCATCTACCAATATAGAATCTagcatcaaatttattttaatatgccaGAATACaatagaatataataatatggaAAAAGTACACTTTGCATCTTAAACCACCAAGATTTTGCATTGTGCAACCAAACATCCAAAATTGACACAGTGCACCCTCCAACTAACAAGAACTTGCACTTTGGTGAATGAAAAATAGGTGAATTGACACAATCTTGATGATCAGATTTTAATGAAGGTAAAAATATAAGTTTTTGGTAGTTTTAGTATGCAATGTGCCAGTTACGGTAGTTTGAGATACAACGTGCAAAATCCCTGATAGTTTTGATGATGCAATGTATACTTTTCTCTAACGTCATTTACCAAGAAAGCTGTCAATTAAATGGTTACATATTCTTCAAGGGCAAACAGATTCAGTCACAGATAAACAAGCATATGCAGACAACGAAATGTTAATAtgcattcaaaataaaattagaaccCTTACTTTGCAGCTCTAAGTTGCACCTTAAGGAAGTTGGGATCAATTGCGGCAGCCATCATACAATCTCCTAATGCATCTCTAATTCTTCCAAGAGCCATACGTGTTGCTGCACGGTTGCTATAGCACAGCATTAAAACCCTGAGACAGCCTCTTGATGACTCACTCATAGAAACAGAGTTAACCCCTTTTGTGTAACAATCCTCTGCTTTAGAAAGATCCCCATTCATATAGGCCTGGTTTCCCCTGATTCAAGAAACAAATTTGATCTCAATGCCGGAGGGTATAATGAAAACATATGACATGCACATGGCCAACTTACTAAATGCTTCAATGACGTAAAAGATTAGTAAAAGAgagaattttatgaattttaaggacagaaatgaaaaggaaatgattTGAATTGCAGCTAACCTTTGTCGCCACTTCTCACATACTTCCTGAGCTGCAACATTAGGTGCAGGCTCTAGCTTGATTTCCTGTCTTTTTTCCATTGCAGAATCAGTTTTAACATTTGATTGTGATATAGATAGATCTCCTTTCTGACTCCGCCCAGGAGACAAAGGCAATGAAGTTCCGGAGAATGGAAAAAGATTCACAGAGGATGATCCATGTGAAACTTTTGCCTTGGGAGAGGAATCATACATATCATGTGCAACTttcaacaaatttttctttttctggtgGCGTTTTGAAGAAGATAATTGACCTTGAGTGGCAGAAGAGGCGGCGAATGTAAAGTTACCCACATTTATATCTTCCAAACTTGAAGTAACGCCAATTTGCATCCTGTCATCACTATCACAACTCTCAATATTTGAGCTCGGAATGGCTTCAGTTTCTTGTGATGTGATGGTGACGTCACTATTATAGTCCACATCCTCAGCAGCAGATTTGAAGCTTTCAGTTTCAGCCCCAGAAACAGACCCTTCCTGAGGGCCTTTAGCACCACCAATTTTATCAAAACAGTACTCAGAACTATCGAATTTTGCTTCTTCGCATATTGAATTGTCTTCATTAATATCCAAGCATTGAGTTGCTTTAATCAAACCCTCATCTATAGCATCACTTGGTGCTGAATTAGTTGCTTCATAGTTGTTATCCAGTCTAAATGACTCTTCAGATGTCACAGAATTTTCTCTTGAGCATCGGTTATCAGCTGGTGTTTCCTGATACGGGGAAATATCCATAGGTGAATAAGATTCAGAAACCTCTGTGTTCTCCTGGGAAACACTGTCCCTAGAAACAACATATTGACCAGGCCACAGCTTGACTGGGGTAGAATGTTTCAGTTTTCCACTCTTTTTATTCAGTCTCGACTGTCTCGTGTCTCTGATTGGTTCCCTCTTTGCACTGAATTCCATTTTCTGATTTAAGCCTGAAAATATGTTATCTTTTGGTTTCGGTGTTTTAAATTCTACAAAGTCTGTCCCTGTTGCATCTTGTCTGCTTGTAAAGCTAAACTCAGCCTTAGGTACTTCAAAAGCATTCCCAACTGGAGGAAGACCCATGTCACTAGATGAGAATGATGCAGAAGATGCGACTTTTCCATGCAGTTTGATATCATCTCTTGGTTGGTCCAAAGGAACTTGACTACCACTTACATTCTCACCCTGCATCCCCACCTGAAAATTGGATTCC includes:
- the LOC122292374 gene encoding uncharacterized protein LOC122292374; translation: MLPALLDPAAPVHTTPQNPSLNGQFSHSLSFNFSGLPSKFQSVPMNPSNIGNQTSGFSDYSNSNSGFNTSSFTGSATGSSRPRFVKVRRHSNSHNLRPTGASDDHADLGFNPFRPVSEHSNSHNLRPTGASGDHADLGFNPFRPVSEHSIPASSASQTGASISGGFGFGKSGSESFVFGANIIDSGADFNLGKWDSRVGLENGVVANMRNLKIGNEDFVNANDSYPSRTRSSLSGRSGSSGFVFSSGDEKSSGIDEGIASMLPEEMRKLNIESLADVENIKKNRDVRFNLSTNDKTNFGFGSDDNVSSSFDRSVDAELPNEFKKKLGIKEAGKFDGAGSSADTLPDQMKNLNMKDPINNNCFEKNDVNIETNDKNNATFGGSESTSDSYGGRRENLLLRKMEKLKLGSGAGYSNRSDAGLSSPRVYVKETQTGDFSEMLLHDLDKSAPMESNFQVGMQGENVSGSQVPLDQPRDDIKLHGKVASSASFSSSDMGLPPVGNAFEVPKAEFSFTSRQDATGTDFVEFKTPKPKDNIFSGLNQKMEFSAKREPIRDTRQSRLNKKSGKLKHSTPVKLWPGQYVVSRDSVSQENTEVSESYSPMDISPYQETPADNRCSRENSVTSEESFRLDNNYEATNSAPSDAIDEGLIKATQCLDINEDNSICEEAKFDSSEYCFDKIGGAKGPQEGSVSGAETESFKSAAEDVDYNSDVTITSQETEAIPSSNIESCDSDDRMQIGVTSSLEDINVGNFTFAASSATQGQLSSSKRHQKKKNLLKVAHDMYDSSPKAKVSHGSSSVNLFPFSGTSLPLSPGRSQKGDLSISQSNVKTDSAMEKRQEIKLEPAPNVAAQEVCEKWRQRGNQAYMNGDLSKAEDCYTKGVNSVSMSESSRGCLRVLMLCYSNRAATRMALGRIRDALGDCMMAAAIDPNFLKVQLRAANCYLSLGEVEDASKYFKRCLQSGSDICVDRKIAVEASDGLQKAQKVIDCMNCSAEILIRTRSTANDAETALEVIAEALMISPYSEKLLEMKTEALFMLRRYDEVIQLCDQTLGSAEKNSPPVATNDQETTLNGSENLKNFYFRLWRCRLTFQACFHLGRLEEGLALLEQDEITNRGGSKSLESLIPLVGTVRKLLHHKAAGNEAFQAGLHAEAVEHYTAALSFNVESRPFAAVCFCNRAAAYKALGQITDAIADCSLAIALDGNYLKALSRRATLYEMIRDYGQAAKDLQRLVSLLNKQVEQKTNQSRASDRSISGANDLRQARLRLSEVEEEARKEIPLDMYHILGIEPSVSASEIKKAYRKAALRHHPDKAGQSLARSDNGDDKLWKEIAEEVHRDADKLFKMIGEAYAVLSDPIKRSRYDAEEEMRNAQKKRSESSTARTHTDAQYYPYERSGSGRHWREVWRSYGNSASRGPEDNRWGRHS